The Vibrio sp. B1FLJ16 DNA segment TTACTGAATGCCGTTACTGGTTTGCTGGAGAGCGATTGATTCGGTAGAAAAACACACTCAATAACACCAACATGAACAGTGTGATGATCATTGATAACGCAGCACCAAAAGGCCAATTTCTCGCGTAGAGGAATTGCTGCTCAACCATGTTGCCAATCATCAGAACCTTGGCTCCGCCGAAAAGCTCCGGAATCACAAAGTTGCCCAAACTCGGGATGAACACTAAGACACTGCCAGCCATAATGCCGGGTAGTGTCATTGGGAATATCACTCGACGGAAAGTAGTAAAAGGCGTAGCTCCGAGATCTTCAGAAGCCTGAATAAGCCGAGTGTCTAGTTTCTCCACGCTTGAGTAAATCGGCAGGAACATAAACGGAACAAAAATGTACACCATGCCGATGATCACGGCAGTACCTGAGTACATAATGCTCAGAGGTTCCGAGATGACCCCTGTCCACTCTAAAAACTGATTAGCAAAACCGGAATCGCGCAGAATCAGAATCCATGCGTACAGGCGAACAATCATGCTGGAAAAGAAAGGAAGGGTTATCAGTAAGATAAACAGTGACTTCATCTTAGGTGATAAACGACTGATCCAAAACGCGACCGGGTAGCAGACCACTAAAGAGCAGATAACCGTTGCGGCAGCCAAGCCGATTGAACGGAATAAAATCTCCAAATAAACAATATCGAACTCTTCATAAAAACCGTCAGCCCAGCCCAGAATACGCCCGTAGTTCCAGTGGTAGAAACTCCACTCTACTCCACCATATAGTCCCGGTTCCAAAAAGCTGTAAGTCAGCATGATCATTAACGGAATTAAAAAGAACACGCCCAAAAACAGCGATGTCGGGGATAGCATTACTAGCAGGGATACCTGCTCTCTGGAAAGCGTCTTTGAGGATGGTTTCATGCAACCTCCCGCTCAGAGTTCCTTTCGATACTAATCACATGAGGGGCGTTGACCTGATAATACATAGTCACAGTATCACCGACATGAAAACTGCCATCACTGCGACGAGCCAAGGCTGTAACAGACTGGCCGTTAGCTAGCTTACCATGCAACTGATAATCGGCACCGACGAACACGATCTCTTCGATGGTCATATCAACTCCATGCGTTAACCCTTGTTCAACAGCTGATTTCAGAGAAAACTGCTCTGGCCTCAGTAAGAGTTCAATGCTGTCACCAACACGGTAGTTACCCGCTTCGCAGAATACTTTTATTCCATCGCAATCAATAACCGCAACGTGATTTTCCACCAGTATTACCCTGCCATTAAACAAGTTACTTTCGCCGATGAAAGTCGCGACAAACTTATTTTTAGGGGTATGGTAAATCTCATCCGGCGTCCCCATCTGCTGAACCTTACCGCCATTAAGCACGACAATACGGTCTGACATGGTTAACGCTTCTTCTTGATCGTGTGTCACGAAAACAAAGCAGATACCGAGCTCTGTTTGTAAACGCTTCAGCTCCAGCTGCATCTTCAGGCGCAGGTTCTTATCCAGTGCAGACAGAGGCTCATCGAGCAACAAAAGCTTAGGTCGGTTGATAATGGCGCGCGCCAGAGCAACACGTTGCTGCTGACCACCAGAAAGCTGAGAAGGAATCCGCTTTTCAGTACCACTAAGGCCAACCATTTCTAACGCTTCTTTTACGCGCTGGTTGCGCTCGGCCTTGTTCACTTTCGCGACATCCAGTCCGTAGCCGACGTTGTCTTCGATGGTCATATGCGGAAACAGAGCGTAAGACTGAAAAACGGTATTAACAGGACGCTTATGGGCAGGCAAAGCAACGATAGACTCGTTATCAATTAACACATCGCCTTTATCTAGGCTTTCAAACCCCGCGATGATTTTAAGAAGTGTAGTCTTGCCGCATCCTGATGGCCCTAACAAGGTAATGAACTCTTTTTTGGCGATGGAAATATCAACCCCATCAAGCGCTTTAATCACACTACCTTCCGGAGTGGTAAACTGACGAAAACCACGGCGTATGCGAATGTATTCTTCGGATAGTGAATCTGGCATCTAAATCACCATTCAATATTGTTGAATACGGACCTTAAGCTCATTGAAGATTAAGTTATAAGCCCGTATTTTTGATCAATTAATGAGTACGGATCTTGGTCCAAACACGGTCATACAACTTGATGTCTTTACCTAATTCAGCAAAGAGTTGCAGTTTTGAACGAACTTCAGCCGACGGGTTAATGCTTGGGTTATCGCGAATGTACTCAGGAAGAAGGGCAACCGCATCTTTGTTGACTGAACCATTCATCTGCTGTTTGGTATTCAACGCAGCGATTTCAGGCTGAGTGAAAAACTCTAAGAACTTTTTCGCATTGCTCTTGTTTGGCGCTGACTTAAGCACACACATGTTTTCCTGGTACATGGTCGCGCCCTCTTTAGGGATCACGTAACCAAGCTCATCTGGTGTCTGGAACACATACAGCATTGCGCCGACATACCATTGAGCAGCTGCAATGTCACCCGACTGCACCAGCGGCGCACTGTCATAGGTAAAAGAAGAGACGTAAGGTTTTTGTTTGATGATGAACTCTTGCGCTTTTTTCAGATCATCACGGTCTGTCGAGTTCACACTCTTACCGTGTTCAATCAAACCGACACCGATCACTTCACGCATGTCGTCCAGCATAGCGATCTTCTTGCCCTCTTTAGGCAAATTGAAGAACTCCTCCCAGGAGTCAATCGAACTCACGTGCTTCTTGTTGTAAAGGATACCGACTGTACCCCACGCGTACGGCAGACAGTATTCACCTTTAGGGTCTGATTTGGCGTTTAAGAAACTGGTCTCGATATGTGAGAATCCCGGATACTGGTTAATGTCGGTTTTCTCCAGAAGGTTAAGATGCGCCATGATGTCCTGCATATGTACCGACGGAAAGACGATGTCGTATCCTGTCGCGCCAGCCTGCAGTTTCGCTAACATTTCTTCGTTAGAAGTGTAAGTATCGATGCCGACTTCAATTCCGGTTTGCTTGGTAAATTCATCCAGAACCGCTGGGTTGATATAATCCCCCCAGTTGTAAAGCTTAAGAGTTTCCGCAGAAACGGCTTGCTGAGACAGTCCCAGCCCCATCATTGTGATTAAAGTAAGTGCTGTTTTTTTACTAACTAAGTGGGGGTAACTCTTAACATTTAATGCCTTCATGTATCCACCTTCCATGTGTTTAAAGCAAGCTGTTTAAAACGTTTCGAATTCACAGAATCATCATCTTTCCGATCTCAATAACAATTCTTTTATATTGGCATGTTTATTTCAATATCAGGATATGTTAATCATCTAACATAATAATTAACCCCGTATAAACAGGGTGTTAAATATCATTCTTTAAAACAAACCAGAAAATCAGGGCAAATCTTCTAACGTTAGGCACTGTCTTGGTGCAACATTTTCGCAACAATCACCACAGTGGTGCAGCCAAACACAAGGAGGTGTTATGGTGAATACATTCACGAATCCGTCGGACGTAATGATCAGTTCCGCTACAGCACAAAAACTTAAGTCTTTGAT contains these protein-coding regions:
- a CDS encoding ABC transporter permease, whose amino-acid sequence is MKPSSKTLSREQVSLLVMLSPTSLFLGVFFLIPLMIMLTYSFLEPGLYGGVEWSFYHWNYGRILGWADGFYEEFDIVYLEILFRSIGLAAATVICSLVVCYPVAFWISRLSPKMKSLFILLITLPFFSSMIVRLYAWILILRDSGFANQFLEWTGVISEPLSIMYSGTAVIIGMVYIFVPFMFLPIYSSVEKLDTRLIQASEDLGATPFTTFRRVIFPMTLPGIMAGSVLVFIPSLGNFVIPELFGGAKVLMIGNMVEQQFLYARNWPFGAALSMIITLFMLVLLSVFFYRINRSPANQ
- a CDS encoding ABC transporter ATP-binding protein, which encodes MPDSLSEEYIRIRRGFRQFTTPEGSVIKALDGVDISIAKKEFITLLGPSGCGKTTLLKIIAGFESLDKGDVLIDNESIVALPAHKRPVNTVFQSYALFPHMTIEDNVGYGLDVAKVNKAERNQRVKEALEMVGLSGTEKRIPSQLSGGQQQRVALARAIINRPKLLLLDEPLSALDKNLRLKMQLELKRLQTELGICFVFVTHDQEEALTMSDRIVVLNGGKVQQMGTPDEIYHTPKNKFVATFIGESNLFNGRVILVENHVAVIDCDGIKVFCEAGNYRVGDSIELLLRPEQFSLKSAVEQGLTHGVDMTIEEIVFVGADYQLHGKLANGQSVTALARRSDGSFHVGDTVTMYYQVNAPHVISIERNSEREVA
- a CDS encoding spermidine/putrescine ABC transporter substrate-binding protein encodes the protein MKALNVKSYPHLVSKKTALTLITMMGLGLSQQAVSAETLKLYNWGDYINPAVLDEFTKQTGIEVGIDTYTSNEEMLAKLQAGATGYDIVFPSVHMQDIMAHLNLLEKTDINQYPGFSHIETSFLNAKSDPKGEYCLPYAWGTVGILYNKKHVSSIDSWEEFFNLPKEGKKIAMLDDMREVIGVGLIEHGKSVNSTDRDDLKKAQEFIIKQKPYVSSFTYDSAPLVQSGDIAAAQWYVGAMLYVFQTPDELGYVIPKEGATMYQENMCVLKSAPNKSNAKKFLEFFTQPEIAALNTKQQMNGSVNKDAVALLPEYIRDNPSINPSAEVRSKLQLFAELGKDIKLYDRVWTKIRTH